TATGGagcgtgttcagttcagtcgctcagctgtgtccgactctttgcagcacgccaggccctggagcctactcaaactcatgtctctctcAATAGATCTACTTCTTACCTATCTCTTTGCCTCTCCCTGAATTCCTTCTATGTGGAGACATAAAGAACCTCAGCTTCATAAGTCCTGACAGGAGGTGTACTGTTTTAGCTGGGAGATTGTGGGTTTGAGTCCCGCCTGAGGTGGGAAGTTTTCGAAGGATGACAGGGTCAAGTGAAGGTGTCCAGCAGGCACTAGACTGAATCCAGAGAGGTGGGAGCAGGATTCAGGAGCCCTCAGCACAAAAGTGATGGCTGACTCCAGGGAAGGGTTTACTCCAGGGAAGGTGTGCAGCataaagagagaagacagaactCCTaggaaaaaaggacagaaaaagagtCTGGAGGGAGGGGGACGGTAAGATAGGGGAAAGCCAGCAGACAGCAGTGTCATGACAACCAAGGGGGAAGGCTCTTAAAGGATGTTGCCCAGTCAATTAAGGTCAGGCTTCTTCGCTGGCTTTGACTTGTCTGTAGTCCCTGATAACTTTCTTTGGCGGTATTGGACCCTTGAACTTTCACCCTTCAAGAAGCAAATgagcaaatgtgtgtgtgtgtgtgtgtgtgtgtgtgtgtgtgtgtgtgtttgggtgtgtgttgggggggggggttctTTCAGCTTCTGGTATTCCTCTTTATAAGTTTCCAGCCTGGtctcacctggggagctttaacAGGTACAGATATTTATGTCAACGGAAATCAGAACAGGGGTTGCCTCTGTGAaggcgcgggggcggggggggcggggatCGACTCGTAGAGGATAAGAAAGAACCTTGTAGGATGAAGAACATGTCTTCTATCTTGAAAGGGTTGTGGGCTGAATTCTTGAAAACGCATCAAAATAAACACTTAAGATCTGTGCATTTCATTGTAGGTAAGGGATTCCTCAGAATCGTCAAAAGTGACAAAATTAATGATGCCAAGATTCTACCCTGGATCTTTAAACCAGAAACTCCAAATTTGGGGCCTGTGAGTAGCTATCTGGAAGGCTCCGCAGGCGGCTGTTAAGGGCAGCCCGGGAGGGGACGCACGGCTGGAAAAGCTAATCTCTGTCCCAGACGTTCTTCCATCACCTTCGGCCTGGTATTCCCAGTCCTTCCACACGTTTCTGTGCCAGTCCGTCCCCGCTGGGCTGTGAGCTCTGGGTCCCCCAGAAAACCAGCTCAAGGCCGCCTTATGGTCTGCAGGAGGGCGGCGACGAGGTCGGGGCACCGATGAACCCGGAGCCCACAAAGCCGCTGCCCTGCGGGTGGCGGGCCCTGCTGGTCCCACGAGGCCGGAGGGAGACAGCAAGCACCACACCAGGGGATTTTAGAAGTTCCAGAAGGCCCTCAGCACCTCGATCGCCACAGCCGGCCGCCTTACCGTCCAGTCGTCATGGGGAGACCTGTCCACCCCCGTGGCCGGCCGACCTCGTGGCGCAACGGTAGCGCGTCTGACTCCAGATCAGAAGGTTGCGTGTTCAAATCACGTCGGGGTCAGCGTTCGCTTTTCTAGAGCTCGGGTAGCTTTTATTCTTATTTGTAACTCTGTTGAGGTCCCATCCAGCAGATTAGAGAAGAAACACTTCACAGGGGCCGGAAGGGGAGGGTCCCTGGCTCCGAGTCCCGAGCCGCCCCGTCGGGGGAAGCTCCAAGATCTCGCGATAGTTTTTATTGTAGATCCGGGGACTGTAAATCTGGGCGGATAGCGGGGTTCCTGACGAGTGACGCAAGCCCCGGAAATCCAACGCCGAGTCGGGTGCTCGCGCAGGCTAGGATATCGCTCGGCAGCCAGAGCCCTGCGAGTCGTCCTCGCGGTGCCGGGCGGGATCCCTCGGGACACCATCGCTACGCGACGTAGTTAGGTTCACGCTTTCTCCGAGAAGGAAGAATCCAGACCCCAGAGAGGAGATCCTAAGCTGCTTTCCTGTGGACGAGGTGGCCGAGTGGTTAAGGCGATGGACTGCTAATCCATTGTGCTCTGCACGCGTGGGTTCGAATCCCATCCTCGTCGGCCTGCGATTCCGCAGctgtctttatattttataacctGTGTGCCAGGATTCAATTTCTGTGTCATCCTTTCAACCTATCCCGTTTTACAGCCGCGGATTTCGCACCTTCTACCTTGTTTTCCAGTACGACCGAAAATTAGAAAGGTATCCCGGCATTCATTCACCTAACCTGGAACTGACCTGGCCAGGGAAACAAGGCGGGAAAGTGGTTGCGCGGGGCGCCGTGGCTTAGTTGGTTAAAGCGCCTGTCTAGTAAACAGGAGATCCTGGGTTCGAATCCCAGCGGTGCCTCCCGAGGCATGGGTTGTTTTTACACTTCGAGCAAAGAGTCGTAGGCTTTTGGCTTATATATAATTTTCCACATCTCTTCGGGAGTCTACCGGTGGCCACCAGACGGCCTTTTCTATTTCCGGTTGTGCACCTCAACGCTAAGTGCATGCTGTCAGTCTTGCGCTCTATGTTGGCACGGCGACCTGCCAGTCAAGCACGTATTTGCATTATCTGTGCTTGCCACTATTTTGGCTTCGCTTTTATTTCCCGAAATGATAAGTGATTCCGTTTTCGTAGTCTGTTTCCCTGTTTTTCTAAATAAGCTTACCCATTTTGAGATTTTCTCACAGATAGGACTGATGAGTAATTTGTATTTTACATAGATTGATATTGAGAAAACCTCTTGTCGACTGGCcggttagctcagttggttagaGCGTGGTGCTAATAACGCCAAGGTCGCGGGTTCGAGCCCCGTACGGGCCAgagtgttgttttcttttaaataatttactgtcaattttttgttgttaaggAAGGTGTGTGGAGCAACATCTCCAATTCCGGAACTGTTCACACCTCGAGGCGAGGAATAACGTGTTTAAATTCAGCCCAAAGACCTAGTGTCTTGAGTTACAGGAGGAAAGTTTAACGGAACTGGATCCGTATTGTGATCTGTTTCTAAATCTCACATAACGGGAGCTTCTGGAATTTACTATGTGACTGTAAACGGAAGGCGGCCAGGAATTGGCACAGTGTGAGAAATGGAGTCAAGAATGGAGCTAGCAAGTGTTTCTAGTCTTTAGAGCACAGATGTCCAGTTTGCCCAGTCCCTGCCTGTCCACTTCAGGAACTAAGAcaacccttccttccttttttcttctagaTCTCCTTGCTTCTGAGTCTGCTTTTATTGCATCTCTCAGCCCATACCTGTGTCTTACCTTTCCTCAGATCTGCTGTTTATGAGTAGGAACCATATCCTTCCATATGTGGCCTgagacccccaccccactcccagcaccagccccaagaaaacTCCACGAAGACTGACCCTCATTCCCATTACTTTGGTTCATCAATCCCTGTAACCCCACACAGACACAGCCTcagccttagcagcagcagcactttaatTCCACAAAAACTCAGAAAGCCAAAACTGATTAGAACATTCCACAACAGGTGGGCTTCAAAACCAGCAACAATTCTATCTGAACCCTGAGAGCAGAGAGACCCCTCCCAACGCACCTCCTCTACCATGCAATACATTCCTTCTAGCTCCGCCCAGGTTATGACTGGGGAAATGGGATGGTAGAGGGCGAGAGGGCAGAAGCAGGAGGTTATCCATCTGCAAGTATGCGTCCTTGTCTGCGTGGTGTGTGGTCTTTGACCACACAAGCTCCCACAGCCCCTGGCACCTGAGATGTGACTACTGGAGGTCAGAGTGGCCACAGTGGGGGCTGGGGTCTCCTCTGTTCTCCTTTCTTGATAACATATGACAGTCACATCTCCCAAGCCCAGACCTAAAGCCCCGGGTTTCCAGAGATGGTGCTCTAAAGAGAGGTTGGGAGAACAAGGTAGCTGCAGATGGCCaactgaacagaagcagagcATCATACCCTCCTACCAGGAGAGCCTTTAGAACTTCCCGATACACACCTGCATAAGGCCCAGCGAATGGTCGCCGGCATGCTAAACGTATCTGGAAGAACCTCCCATATATAGGCCTCCCTCCTCTCAGCAGGCGGGTCCCACCAGGGCTCCTTGAAGAGTCCTTAAGGATCCTGCTGGTCCCTGGCGTTGCCAGGCCTCTCCTGCCTTCCCAGTCACTTGCACAGGGCCTCCAACACCTCCAAGGTGCGTCGGATATCCCGGACTTGGCGCGCCAGTCCCTGAACCGGTTGCAGAGCCCGCTCCAGTTCTTCACAGCGCGCCAGCAGGGTGTACATGCCCTTGATGCTCATGTCCACAGCTTCCCCTAGAGAGTCCACTGCATCGCGGTAGGTTTGGATGCAGCCCACGCTCAGAGCGGTCAGCTCCTGCACCGCACCTCCCAGCCCGCGAAGCAGACGGTCCACCCTGCCGCCCAGCTCCCGACTCAGCCGCTCCAGGTCCCGCAGCACGTCGGGGTCGATGGGAGGGATGGCCGGAGTGGGTGTGGGAGCTGAACAGGGCCGCGTAGGGGCAGGGGGCGGAGGTTGAGGGGCGCCGCTCAGACGGATCTTGAGTTGCAGGTTGTTGGCGACAAAGTGGGTGAGGTCGCCATGGCGGCTCACCGTCCCTTCGAGCTCCAGGGGGCTGGAGATAGTGGCGCGCCGTCCGCCGCCTGCGCCAGATTCTGCACCCCCTGAAGACGCGGGGCCGCCGCACGCCCCGCTCAACCCGTCCAAGCTGCGGCTGTCCTGAAGGCGGCTGGAGAACGAACGGCCACCCCTGCCGGCTTCCGCCGCCTCGTCGTCGTCTTCCTTCTGCTCAACATCCATCCCGCCGCCTACAGGGCTCCCTCGACGGCAGACCCTCTCGGATTCAGGCTTGGCCTCCGGAGGCTCAGGGTCCTTGCGCCGGGAGGACCCGTGCAGGTCGAATTCGGGATCCGGCGCCCCCAGGCGGCTTCCTGCCCCAGAAAGCGTCCCTCCACGGCCCGGCTTGTCCTCCGGAGCTTCCCATTCCGGAGGGTGGACAAAGCTGCAGCTCGAAGTCTTCAGGGACGCCTTGGGGTGGCAGCTCGCGCCCCCAACGTTCTCTGCCTCTTCGTCCTCGGATAGTCGGAGGTCTGAGGGCCTCTCAGAGGGCGTTTGGCCCGGGCCGTCGCCGAAGATCGCAGCTTGCTGTTCCCCCAGAGCTAGCAGGTCCGTCTCGGGCCCAGGCCGCCCCCGGGGCGACTCCATACTGCAGTTGGGGGCAGGAACCGAGGAATTGGTTCGCCCCGGCTTGGGAGGCCTTGGCGGCGCCTTTAAGGGGCGTTTTAGAGGCGCGCCGATTGGCCTCGGGCTGACAATGGTCAGGACGTGAAGAGCACTCTGATTGGTCCCAACAACCAGGAAGTCCCAGAAGACCAGCTGTCATTGCGTGACCGAACACGCGTGAGAGCCagcagggaggagagaaggaggtaACAGCTGCGCTCGTTGCCCCGCCCTTTCGAAAAGTTGAAAAGGCAGATCTTAAAGATGAAGATCCTGAAAAGCCTGAGTCCTCCAGGGGCGGAGCTAGACTCTTTCCGCCCACATTTGTTGCTTAGTAACCGCTTTTAGTAGGGAACCAGAATTGGGTTTCTTAAAAGAGGTTCCTGGGATGAAAGTACTATATCCTGCTTGGACCGTCGGGATTGAATCGCACCTTAGTTGATCAGGATGGAACCAGAATTCTCATTTGCTCTTCTGTTCTCTTGTCTCCTGCCCCCTCCACCGGGTTTTGAGTGTCTCCTCTTGGAGGATGGTGTGTGATTTTGCCTCTAGGTAGAACATTCAATTAGTTAATGGCCCTTAAGGTCAGAGCCCTGGTACCATTCTgatctcttctcttccttctcttctcactGGTCCTGCCAGAGGCACTGGTCTTCTCACTGTTCCTGTGACAAGACAGACATGCTGCCGCCTCAAGGATTTACATTTGCTCTTGCAAATGTAAAAGCAAATGAGTGGCAGTTCGCGCCCCCAACGttctctgcctcttcctcctcGGATAGTCGGAGGCCTGAGGGCCGCTCAGAGGGCGTTTGGCTGGGGCCGTGGCCGTCTCAAGGACGCCCGTCGTCCTCTTGGCCCACCCCGTTTTTTGAGGCCGAGTCCACAAAGTATAttaaaggtccgtatagtcaaagctatgatttttctagtagtaatgcacagatgtgagttggaccataaagaaggctgagtgccaaagtactgatgcttttgaattgtgttgctggggaagactctttgagagtcccttgggctgcaaggagatcaaaccaatcaatcctaaaggaaatcaaacctgaatattcattggaaggactgaagctgaagctccaatactttggccacctgatgtaagactctgatgctggggaagactgaaggcaaaaagaaggtagcagaggatgagatagatagcatcagggattcaatggacatgaatctgagcaaactcggagatagtggaggacaaaggagcctggtgtgctgcagtccatggggttgcaaagagtcagacatgactaagtgactgagcaactacaaaGAAAAATGTTCACCTTTTTTCTCCATCAAGTCCTTTTTCAAATATTATCTTTTCAGTGAGGCCTCCCATTACAATCTGTTTACAACTGCAACCACTTTTTGCAAGCTTCCTgcgttgaggatttttttttttccttctcgtTTATTCACCCCTCAGCTTCTAGAACAGCACCTGGGCTGCAGAGAGCACTCAGTAACTATTGTCAAATGAATAAATCTTAACCAAAATTATGATATAACTACACCAGCAGGATGTAGGGACAGAAAATGCCCTTGTTTCTGGTGGCAGTggagtgaaagaatgaaatccttACATTCGTATCAGGAAAATGATAGATAAAGCCTAAAACTGAAAATGTAAAGAAGTAGTGACAGAAGCATGTGATTTGGAGATACAAagtaaataccaaaaaaaaagcaaaactgtaaaAGGATTTGGAACAGATCCAAAAGGATTTATCTCTGGGGAGAGAGAAATGGGAAGactgttggttttttgttttttcaagccCTATACTGTCCTTCAATTATTTTAATCTGTGGGCATATGTAGTGGGTTGCATGGTAGCCCCCTAAAAGATATGTCATTGTCTTAACCTCTGGAAGCAATGAATGCAGTGTTTtttggaaaaagggtctttgcagatataattaaggatTGTGAGATAACATTACCCTGGATTATCTAGGTGAGCCATAAATCAAATTGCTAGTGTTCTTTTaagacagaggagagaaaagcGAAGACAGGAAGGTATGTGAAGACAAAAGCAGAGCTTGGAGTGATGTAGCCACAAGCCATGAAGTGCCTGGAGTCACatgaagatggaaaaggcaagggAGGATTTTTCCCTAGAGGCATATATGGGAGGGTGGTGCTACTGACACCTTGATcatggacttctggcctccagaactgtcagagaacccatttctgctgtttaaaaccacccaaatttgtggtaatttgttacagtagcccTAGGAATTGAATATAGCGTGAGTATctgagatgaaataaaaataagaaactttATTGATGTTCTACACCACATGGCTTAAAAGTACAAATAATAAAcacatgcagaaaaagcattagGTGAAACTCAACACCTATTCATGCTTCAAAAAACACCAAACCCTTAATGAAGTAGGAAGAGCCCAGGCCTTCCTTAACCTAATAAAAGACATGTATCAAAAACCTACAGCAAGAgatttccctgacagtccagtggttaggactccaagcttccactgcaaggggaatGAGTTcgtcccctggtcagggaaactcAAGATCGTGCATGCTGCTCTGGGTGgccaaaacaaaagaacaaaacctACAGGAAGCACCATATTGCAAGCATCATACAAAGCAGTGAAACTTTAGGTCAGGAACTAGACATCATCAGCTTCTATTTATTCCTGTGCTAAATCCTCACcagagcagaaaaacaaaaaagacaacttTAATTGCTCCTAGGTCAGCAAGAC
The DNA window shown above is from Bos javanicus breed banteng chromosome 19, ARS-OSU_banteng_1.0, whole genome shotgun sequence and carries:
- the BORCS6 gene encoding BLOC-1-related complex subunit 6 yields the protein MESPRGRPGPETDLLALGEQQAAIFGDGPGQTPSERPSDLRLSEDEEAENVGGASCHPKASLKTSSCSFVHPPEWEAPEDKPGRGGTLSGAGSRLGAPDPEFDLHGSSRRKDPEPPEAKPESERVCRRGSPVGGGMDVEQKEDDDEAAEAGRGGRSFSSRLQDSRSLDGLSGACGGPASSGGAESGAGGGRRATISSPLELEGTVSRHGDLTHFVANNLQLKIRLSGAPQPPPPAPTRPCSAPTPTPAIPPIDPDVLRDLERLSRELGGRVDRLLRGLGGAVQELTALSVGCIQTYRDAVDSLGEAVDMSIKGMYTLLARCEELERALQPVQGLARQVRDIRRTLEVLEALCK